Proteins from a single region of Pithys albifrons albifrons isolate INPA30051 chromosome 12, PitAlb_v1, whole genome shotgun sequence:
- the LOC139677347 gene encoding fap1 adhesin-like has protein sequence MRNIYYLEDCWVERRGQNITQYITQYITQNITQDITQDVTQDITQDITENITQNITQNITQNITQNITQNVSQNITQDITQDITQNVTQNITQNITQNVTQDITQDITQNITQNITQDVTQNISQDITENVTQNVTQDITQDITQNVTQDVTQDITQNITQNITQNASQNITQDITENITQNITQDITQNITQNITQDITQNITQDITQNVIQDITQNVTQDITQNITQNITQDITQDVTQDVTQDITQNITQNITQDVTQDVTQDVTQDITQNITQDITENITQNITQDVTQDVTQDVTQDVTQDVTQNITQDVTQDTQDTEKSRWGLMRGMICEGIWRSCCGNPSHPCAQPNDIYICVLAPS, from the exons ATGAGGAACATTTACTATTTGGAGGATTGCTGGGTAGAAAG GAGGGGCCAGAACATCACACAGTACATCACCCAGTACATCACCCAGAACATCACCCAGGACATCACCCAGGACGTCACCCAGGACATCACCCAGGACATCACTGAGAACATCACTCAGAACATCACCCAGAACATCACTCAGAACATCACCCAGAACATCACCCAGAATGTCTCCCAGAACATCACCCAGGACATCACCCAGGACATCACCCAGAATGTCACCCAGAACATCACTCAGAACATCACCCAGAACGTCACCCAGGACATCACCCAGGACATCACCCAGAACATCACCCAGAACATCACCCAGGACGTCACCCAGAACATCTCCCAGGACATCACTGAGAACGTCACCCAGAACGTCACCCAGGACATCACCCAGGACATCACCCAGAACGTCACCCAGGACGTCACCCAGGACATCACCCAGAACATCACCCAGAACATCACCCAGAATGCCTCCCAGAACATCACTCAGGACATCACTGAGAACATCACCCAGAACATCACCCAGGACATCACCCAGAACATCACCCAGAACATCACCCAGGACATCACCCAGAACATCACCCAGGACATCACCCAGAACGTCATCCAGGACATCACCCAGAACGTCACCCAGGACATCACCCAGAACATCACCCAGAACATCACCCAGGACATCACCCAGGACGTCACCCAGGACGTTACCCAGGACATCACCCAGAACATCACCCAGAACATCACCCAGGATGTCACCCAGGACGTCACCCAGGACGTCACCCAGGACATCACCCAGAACATCACCCAGGACATCACTGAGAACATCACCCAGAACATCACCCAGGACGTCACCCAGGACGTCACCCAGGACGTCACCCAGGACGTCACCCAGGACGTCACCCAGAACATCACCCAGGACGTCACCCAGGACACACAGgacacagagaaaagcaggtGGGGGCTGATGAGGGGAATGATCTGTGAAGGCatctggaggagctgctgtggaaatCCATCCCATCCTTGTGCCCAGCCCAACGATATTTACATCTGTGTCCTGGCTCCATCGTGA